The nucleotide sequence CGTGCGCCTCGGTGCGCGCGCGCAGATCGCGCAGCGCAGGCCACGGCGCTTCGGGGTTGATGAAGTCGACCGTCACCGGCGAAACGCCGCCCCAGTCGCTCACGCCGGCGGCGAGCAGCTCGCCGAACGACTCGGGCGAGAGATTCGGCGGCGCCTGCACGCTGATCTCGCGCCCCAGCACGAGCCGCGCGAGCGCCGACCAGTCCGCGACCTCGGCGTCCGTCACCGCCGCCGCCCAGCGCATGCGCGTGCCGGGCTTCGGGTGGAAGGGCTGGATGATCGCTTCTTGGATGTGCCCGTAGCGATCGTCGAGCTCGCGCATCGCGATGAGTGTGTCGACGCGCTCCTCGAGATTCTCTCCGATCCCTAACAACATGCCCGTGGTGAACGGAATCTTCAGCTCGCCCGCCTCGGCGTGCATGCGCAGCCGCAGCGCCGGGTCTTTGTCGGGCGCGTACTGATGCGCCATGCCCTTGCCGCGCAGGCGCGGGCTCACGGACTCGAGCATCAGGCCCATCGACGCGTTCCAGTGGCGCAGCGCCGCCATCTCTTCCTGCGTGAGGATCCCGGCGTTCGTGTGCGGGAGCATTCCGCCCTCGAACGAGACGCGGCAGCCCTGCACGAGATACTCCGCGGTGCTGCGGTAGCCGACGCCCGCAAGCCACTCGCGATACGACCGGTAGGCGATCTCGGGCTTGTCGCCGAGGCAGAACAGCGCCTCGATGCAGCCCGTGCGCACGCCGCCGCGCGTCACGTCCGCGACTTCTTCGAGCGTGTAGGTCTTCGCCTCGGGCGAATCGTCCTGCTTCGCGAACGTGCAGTAGGCGCAGCGGTCGCGGCACAGGTTCGTGAGCGGGATGAAGACGTTGCGCGAGAACGTGACCGCGTCGCCGAGCACGCGGCGCGTGCCCTCCGCCGCCGCCTCGAACACGGCGCCGCGCACGCTCGCGTCGCGCATGTGCTCCGCGAGCCAAACCGCATCGGCGCGGGCGAGCCGCCCCGCTTCGAGGGCGTCGCGGGAAATGGCTTGCGCTTGCGCGGAGTCGGGGGAGGTCACGGGGAGCCCA is from Deltaproteobacteria bacterium and encodes:
- the cofG gene encoding 7,8-didemethyl-8-hydroxy-5-deazariboflavin synthase CofG; the protein is MTSPDSAQAQAISRDALEAGRLARADAVWLAEHMRDASVRGAVFEAAAEGTRRVLGDAVTFSRNVFIPLTNLCRDRCAYCTFAKQDDSPEAKTYTLEEVADVTRGGVRTGCIEALFCLGDKPEIAYRSYREWLAGVGYRSTAEYLVQGCRVSFEGGMLPHTNAGILTQEEMAALRHWNASMGLMLESVSPRLRGKGMAHQYAPDKDPALRLRMHAEAGELKIPFTTGMLLGIGENLEERVDTLIAMRELDDRYGHIQEAIIQPFHPKPGTRMRWAAAVTDAEVADWSALARLVLGREISVQAPPNLSPESFGELLAAGVSDWGGVSPVTVDFINPEAPWPALRDLRARTEAHGKRLVERLPVYPRHARKPEFFEPNVYEAVQRAATGDFYARPRMSLEAA